A stretch of DNA from Thermanaerosceptrum fracticalcis:
TTTGCAAGATGGTGTCCGCCATGGTTTGGCCACTAATTTTATCAGCCCCGGCAAATTCCCCTTTAATAAAGTTTTTGGTGGGCAAATTTCCCCCGGCGTTGAGGCTAGTAACACCCGCGGAAGTTCCAAATTCATATAAAGTCCGGCTCATGGGATGGTTCATATACTTAGCCAGGTATCTCTTGCCGATTTCCTTAATCTTTTCCTCATCGGCAAAGGGTATTCTCTTGGTACCCCTTACCGCTACCGCTTTAAGGTTCTTGGAACCCATGACGGCCCCCAGGCCATTCCTGCCGTTAAAATGTTTCAATTCATTGGTAATGCAGGCAAACCTTACGAGATTTTCCCCACCGGGGCCGATCTGGGCGATGCGAACATTCTGATCCTTCAGTTGGTCGCGAATTAAATTCTGGGTATCCCCCGTCTCTTTCCCCCAGAGGTGTCTAGCATCTTTAATTTCAATCTTATCGTCATGGATATAGATGTATACCGGTGCCGGTGCTTTCCCTTCAATGATAAGGGCGTCATATCCTGCCTTTTTTAGCTCCGGCCCCCAGAAACCACCCGCTTCCGATTCGCCAAAAGCACCGGTAAGCGGCGATTTGGCTCCCACAGAAAAACGGGGCATAGCCGCTACGGGAGCACCCGTAAGAATCCCGGTGGCAAAAATCAACTTATTTTCTTCCCCCAAAGGATCGATGTGAGGAGGCAGTTCTTGCAGCAAATAATAGGCAACCAAACCTTTCCCTCCGTAATATTTCCGGTAGAACAGGTCTCCGGGTTCCTCAATCTTGATTTTAGCTGTCGATAAATTGATACGAATGATTTTACCTGTGTAACCAAAAGGCATCTCCCTTAGCCTCCTCCGAAAACTTGAAATAGTTGCAGCACATCCTTATCCTTTAATATTGTCTCATTGTTTGCCAACTGGGCATTAAGCAAGATAATACCCACTTCTCCCGGGATAATTTTGAAATGATCTAAAACTTGCTGGATCGTTGTTCCCTCGGGAAAATCAATTGTCACCTTATTACTCCCGGTATGACAATACCTGCTAAGTGTCGGGTCAAAGATAACGGTAATCTCCACACCCTAAACCTCCGCCTTGTTCTCAGGGGTAATGTTCTCCACCATCAAAATGTTCTGCTTAGCTTTTTCCAGGTGTTCTCGCATATAGTGAGCGGCAAGGTTCTCATCCCCTGCTTTGATGGCCTCAAAAATCTCCCGATGGTCCCTTACTGTTTTTAAGGGTTGATTGGGAATTTTCAGGGTGGCTTCCCGGCTGGAACTCAACATATCCCCAATTAAGTTCATGATCTTCAGTAAAACCTGATTCTGGGAGGCGGTAGCAATAGCCAGATGGAAGGTGTCATCACCCCGCAGACCTATGTTTCCGGACTGGATTTCCTCCTCCATGATGGTGATACCCTCCTCAATGGCCTTGAGGTCCTCCTCTGTGGCATGTAAAGCCGCTAACCGGGCCGTTTCCACTTCCAGCAAACTCCTTACATGAAGGAGGTCCAGAATATGACTCCTTTCCTTGAGAATAATAGAAGCAAAGGGTTCAATGATGGAGTCAATGGTGATCTCCCGGACAAAAGTACCTTCTCCTGGCCTGCCATAGATAAAGCCCATGATTTCCAAAGCCCGCAGTGCTTCCCGTACCGCAGTTCTACTGACATTCAGGGTCTCGGCAAGTTCCCGTTCTGTAGGTAATTTGTCTCCCGGTTTTAAAACCCCTTGGGTAATCAGGTCCTTAAGCTGCTTTACTATTCCCTCATATAGTCTGGTCCTTTTCATGGGTTCCAGCATTTAATTCACCCTTCTTACTCTATACATTTACAGAATTCCCCTGGTTAGCTCGACCAAGGAAATATCTATTACTCTCATCATACCATGTCTTTGTCCAGGATGCTCGAGTTGAGATTATGGCTCTAATACTGCCTTGATCACTTTTCCTTCGGATACCTTACGGAAGATTTCTTCCCATTCCTCGAGCTTGGCTTTATAAGA
This window harbors:
- a CDS encoding MoaD/ThiS family protein, with amino-acid sequence MEITVIFDPTLSRYCHTGSNKVTIDFPEGTTIQQVLDHFKIIPGEVGIILLNAQLANNETILKDKDVLQLFQVFGGG
- a CDS encoding FadR/GntR family transcriptional regulator; protein product: MLEPMKRTRLYEGIVKQLKDLITQGVLKPGDKLPTERELAETLNVSRTAVREALRALEIMGFIYGRPGEGTFVREITIDSIIEPFASIILKERSHILDLLHVRSLLEVETARLAALHATEEDLKAIEEGITIMEEEIQSGNIGLRGDDTFHLAIATASQNQVLLKIMNLIGDMLSSSREATLKIPNQPLKTVRDHREIFEAIKAGDENLAAHYMREHLEKAKQNILMVENITPENKAEV